One part of the Polycyclovorans algicola TG408 genome encodes these proteins:
- a CDS encoding protein-disulfide reductase DsbD domain-containing protein: protein MTLLSCACALGGVTPAVAGGYKFNDPDAALLPADQAFTPVSATWREGKVELGIRIEPGYYLYRHTLTVTQPMPLATVTLPDGEAYHDEFFGDVFIYRDWVSARFDAASAPEAVTVRYQGCADAGVCYPPQTATLPVTKARQR, encoded by the coding sequence GTGACCCTGCTGAGCTGCGCCTGCGCGCTGGGCGGGGTCACGCCGGCCGTGGCCGGCGGCTACAAATTCAACGACCCGGACGCAGCGCTGCTGCCAGCCGACCAAGCCTTCACACCGGTTTCGGCCACTTGGCGGGAGGGCAAGGTCGAGCTGGGCATCCGCATTGAGCCGGGCTACTACCTCTATCGCCACACGCTGACCGTGACCCAGCCGATGCCGCTGGCCACCGTGACATTGCCCGACGGCGAGGCGTATCACGACGAATTCTTTGGCGACGTCTTCATCTACCGCGACTGGGTCAGCGCACGATTTGACGCGGCCTCGGCGCCCGAAGCCGTGACCGTGCGCTACCAGGGCTGCGCAGACGCGGGCGTGTGCTACCCGCCGCAGACCGCAACCCTGCCTGTCACCAAGGCCCGTCAACGATGA
- the cutA gene encoding divalent-cation tolerance protein CutA, with translation MTDDASEADALLVLTNAPPLEADAMARHCVDSGLAACVNVMPAMTSVYRWQGEIETATEQLLLIKTSKAAYPALQAVIEAHHPYELPEIISVPLGPSSPRYLQWLVAQISP, from the coding sequence ATGACCGATGACGCCTCCGAAGCAGACGCCCTGCTGGTGCTGACCAACGCGCCGCCCCTTGAGGCCGACGCAATGGCTCGGCACTGCGTGGACTCGGGCCTGGCGGCTTGCGTCAACGTGATGCCCGCCATGACCTCGGTGTATCGCTGGCAGGGTGAGATCGAGACGGCGACCGAGCAGCTACTGCTGATCAAGACCTCAAAAGCCGCCTATCCCGCACTGCAGGCGGTCATCGAGGCACACCACCCTTACGAACTTCCAGAGATCATTTCAGTCCCACTCGGGCCCAGTTCACCCCGGTATCTGCAATGGCTCGTTGCCCAAATTTCGCCGTGA
- a CDS encoding IS3 family transposase (programmed frameshift) has translation MNKGIRYSPELKERAVRLVLEHQSDYSSQWAAMESIAGKMGCKAETLRVWVRQHERDVGQREGLTTDEKAHLKALEREVRELRQANEILRKASAYFCSGGARPPIQTMKAFIDAHRDVHGVEPICKVLPIAPSTYYAHAAQQRDPGQRSLRAKRDDQLTPLIQQIWNDNFRVYGVRKVYRQLRREQVGVARCTVARLMKRLGLRGVIRGKGVRTTFSDKNLSCPLDHVQRQFKADRPNQLWVSDFTYVSTWQGFVYVAFVIDVYARRIVGWRASSSARTDFVLDALEQALHDRKPFGSGRLVHHSDRGVQYLSIRYTERLVDAGLEPSVGSVGDSYDNALAETINGLFKAEVIHRQSSWRKREDVEWATLNWVDWFNNRRLLEPIGHIPPAEAEANYYAQHPEYVKAA, from the exons ATGAACAAAGGAATACGGTATTCCCCGGAGCTGAAGGAGCGAGCGGTGCGGCTGGTGCTGGAGCATCAATCTGACTACAGCTCGCAGTGGGCGGCGATGGAATCGATTGCTGGAAAGATGGGGTGCAAGGCCGAGACCCTGCGGGTGTGGGTCCGGCAGCACGAGCGTGATGTTGGGCAGCGGGAGGGCCTGACCACCGACGAGAAGGCGCACCTGAAGGCGCTGGAGCGCGAGGTTCGCGAACTGCGTCAGGCCAACGAGATTCTGCGCAAGGCATCTGCGTATT TTTGCTCAGGCGGAGCTCGACCGCCCATTCAAACGATGAAGGCGTTCATCGACGCACATCGTGATGTCCATGGGGTCGAGCCGATCTGCAAAGTGCTGCCGATTGCCCCATCGACCTACTACGCACACGCTGCCCAGCAGCGGGATCCAGGACAACGATCTCTTCGAGCTAAACGAGACGATCAACTCACCCCGTTGATTCAGCAAATCTGGAACGACAACTTCCGGGTCTACGGAGTACGCAAGGTCTATCGCCAATTGCGACGCGAGCAGGTAGGAGTTGCGCGATGCACCGTGGCACGGCTGATGAAGCGGCTGGGGCTGCGCGGCGTGATTCGCGGCAAGGGGGTGCGCACCACTTTCAGTGACAAGAACCTTTCATGCCCACTGGATCACGTACAACGGCAGTTCAAGGCAGATCGGCCAAACCAGCTTTGGGTGTCCGACTTCACGTATGTGTCCACCTGGCAGGGCTTTGTCTATGTTGCCTTTGTCATTGATGTTTACGCCCGACGCATCGTCGGCTGGCGAGCCTCATCATCGGCACGCACCGATTTCGTGCTCGATGCCTTGGAACAAGCCTTGCACGACCGAAAGCCCTTTGGATCGGGTCGGCTGGTTCATCACAGCGATAGGGGCGTCCAGTACCTCTCGATTCGATACACCGAGCGCCTGGTCGACGCGGGACTGGAGCCCTCGGTGGGCAGCGTCGGCGACAGCTATGACAACGCCCTGGCCGAGACCATCAACGGCTTGTTCAAAGCCGAAGTCATCCACCGGCAGTCGTCATGGCGCAAACGCGAGGACGTCGAATGGGCCACCTTGAACTGGGTGGACTGGTTCAACAACCGAAGACTGCTGGAGCCCATCGGGCACATCCCGCCAGCCGAAGCAGAAGCTAACTACTATGCACAACACCCTGAGTACGTCAAAGCTGCGTGA
- a CDS encoding DUF4276 family protein: MIDLYGLPSDFPGQGATGDSFQRASAIEAGMRASVNQANFIPNVVVHEFEGLLFSRIEAFGGWFDGADVVDALATIRKDFQSPEHINDGVATAPSKRIRKICRGYDKPVHGSLISLDIGLDVLRRECYRFDVWIRELEELAEI; the protein is encoded by the coding sequence TTGATCGATCTATACGGGCTGCCGTCGGATTTTCCCGGACAGGGGGCGACTGGCGACTCGTTCCAACGAGCGAGCGCCATCGAAGCAGGCATGCGTGCCAGCGTGAACCAGGCAAACTTCATTCCTAACGTCGTGGTGCATGAGTTCGAGGGCCTGCTGTTCAGCCGTATCGAGGCGTTCGGCGGCTGGTTTGATGGCGCGGATGTGGTCGATGCCCTGGCCACCATTCGTAAGGACTTCCAGAGCCCCGAGCACATCAACGACGGGGTCGCCACGGCGCCGTCGAAACGCATTCGCAAAATTTGTCGGGGCTACGACAAGCCTGTGCATGGGTCCCTTATTTCGCTGGACATTGGGCTCGATGTGCTTCGACGAGAGTGTTATCGCTTCGACGTTTGGATTCGCGAGCTTGAGGAGCTGGCGGAAATCTGA
- a CDS encoding DUF2130 domain-containing protein yields MNDIICPHCQKAFKVDESGYADILKQVRDSEFEQQLHDRLELAEKDKLSAVKLAKQSAVNEMQKTASAKDAEIQALKAKLEGEALERKLAVTEALKAIEQQRDKLAAELAQAKQDKQAASQLSEAQLLQKLQEAEARKDAEIQQLKARLEASETTHKLAVTQAVNTVEKERDELRNNLKHAELEKALAEKALKDKYETQIKDRDDAIERLKDMKARLSTKMVGESLEQHCETEFNRIRSTAFPRAHFEKDNDARMGSKGDFIFRDVDEAGTEIVSIMFEMKNESDTTATKKKNEDFFKELDKDRNEKGCEYAILVSLLEPDSELYNGGIVDVFHRHPKMYVIRPQFFIPMITLLRNAAMKSLAYKTELAHVRAQNIDITNFEEELESFKSAFGRNFELASRKFQTAIAEIDKSIDHLQKTKDALLGTDRNLRLANDKAQDVTIKKLTKQNPTMAAKFEDLKDRGL; encoded by the coding sequence ATGAACGACATTATCTGCCCCCACTGCCAAAAGGCCTTCAAGGTTGACGAGTCCGGCTATGCCGACATCTTGAAGCAAGTCCGCGACAGCGAGTTCGAGCAGCAACTGCATGACCGCCTGGAGCTGGCCGAGAAGGACAAACTCAGTGCCGTCAAGCTGGCCAAGCAGTCCGCCGTTAATGAGATGCAGAAGACGGCATCTGCGAAGGACGCCGAGATTCAGGCCCTGAAAGCCAAGCTCGAAGGCGAGGCGCTGGAGCGCAAGCTGGCCGTAACGGAAGCCCTGAAGGCTATCGAGCAGCAGCGCGACAAGCTGGCCGCTGAACTGGCCCAGGCAAAGCAGGACAAGCAAGCGGCCTCGCAGCTTTCCGAAGCCCAACTGCTGCAGAAGCTTCAGGAGGCTGAGGCGCGCAAGGATGCGGAAATTCAGCAGCTCAAAGCCAGGCTCGAAGCCAGCGAAACCACCCACAAGCTGGCGGTGACGCAAGCTGTGAACACGGTGGAGAAAGAACGCGACGAGCTGCGCAATAACCTCAAACATGCCGAGCTGGAGAAGGCGTTGGCCGAAAAGGCCCTGAAGGACAAGTACGAAACCCAGATCAAGGATCGCGACGACGCCATCGAGCGCCTGAAAGACATGAAGGCGCGTCTTTCCACCAAGATGGTCGGTGAGTCACTTGAGCAGCATTGCGAGACCGAGTTCAACCGAATTCGGTCCACGGCGTTCCCGCGCGCACACTTCGAGAAGGACAACGACGCCCGTATGGGCAGCAAGGGCGATTTCATCTTCCGCGATGTCGACGAGGCTGGCACGGAGATCGTCTCGATCATGTTCGAGATGAAAAACGAGAGCGACACCACCGCCACCAAGAAGAAGAACGAGGACTTCTTCAAGGAGCTGGACAAGGACCGCAACGAGAAAGGCTGCGAGTACGCGATTCTCGTCTCCCTGCTGGAGCCGGACAGCGAGCTCTACAACGGCGGCATCGTTGACGTGTTTCACCGCCACCCGAAGATGTACGTGATCCGCCCGCAGTTTTTCATCCCGATGATCACGCTGCTGCGCAATGCAGCGATGAAGTCGCTGGCCTACAAGACCGAGTTGGCCCATGTGCGGGCCCAGAACATCGACATCACCAACTTCGAGGAAGAGCTGGAATCGTTCAAATCCGCCTTTGGCCGCAACTTCGAGCTGGCCTCGCGCAAGTTCCAGACGGCCATCGCCGAGATCGACAAATCCATCGATCACCTGCAAAAGACCAAAGACGCCCTGCTGGGCACCGACCGCAACCTGCGCCTGGCCAACGACAAGGCCCAGGATGTGACGATCAAGAAGCTCACCAAGCAGAACCCGACAATGGCGGCCAAATTTGAGGACCTGAAAGACAGGGGGCTTTGA
- the pglZ gene encoding BREX-1 system phosphatase PglZ type B yields MAATEPDTPMAALAEAVRRAARYNAEAECAPHCILWTDRESQWQPIIPALQVLIPELLVFGAYDPEHRAGPAIWLRCALAGAVPELTPDVQRPPIIYLPGVGRQDLRAVENCPDALKPLAELQYRGVIWSQLNAKDWTVLAFLMSGQGGLGLEVSSDRDSKAAMLLALSQVMQEPLSVLRDKRLDATYFNTLLTGGDPVRDLLLWIDEPEAFRQARGEPEWAAFESVCRSTFAFQPKDGALAAAGKLAQRSGAWEPIWQRYCEAPQRYPHIPAQIRRVSAPLFDMFADAATVGGWPQWNETQENVLRADLSTLASLAPHQAREKVEKLEAEHSARRGLVWAELGEAPLARALEHLTLVARVTKAPITGGRVHDLQAEYARDGWRADDAVLRALEHARKPADFAAISTAIRSLYLPWAEDSARYLQKLAAEDRAPGGVSEKKPPPYVCGELCVMFVDGLRFDTGKRLAAELARGGLDVIEHPHWVALPSVTATGKAAVLPVAHQIMGVVGSVDFEPSVADGGGALSSHNLRKLLKDAGWAYLALNDVGAGHGQAWCEVGDIDSEGHSRGWKLALRVDAMLAEIADRIQALLAAGWRQVRVVTDHGWLLMPGGLPKSELPKALVDSKWGRCAAIKAGARAEERVFPWFWNPEQSFALADGISCYKRNEEYAHGGLSLQECLTLQLAVTRNAGGAPHAARISDVTWKGQRVVVAVEDDWASLVADIRSNAGDAKSSLVVAPKPFKANGTASLVVENEDLAGQQAVLVLLDDKNNLVAQQAVTIGSVT; encoded by the coding sequence ATGGCAGCCACTGAACCTGATACGCCAATGGCTGCGCTGGCAGAGGCCGTTCGCCGTGCCGCTCGGTACAACGCAGAAGCCGAGTGTGCGCCGCACTGCATCTTGTGGACAGATCGTGAGTCGCAGTGGCAGCCCATCATCCCGGCTCTCCAAGTACTGATACCGGAGCTTCTGGTATTTGGGGCGTATGACCCGGAGCATCGCGCCGGCCCGGCCATCTGGCTGCGCTGCGCGCTGGCGGGCGCTGTTCCGGAGTTAACGCCTGACGTCCAGCGTCCGCCGATTATTTACCTGCCCGGCGTGGGTCGGCAGGACTTGCGCGCTGTGGAGAACTGCCCGGATGCGCTCAAGCCCCTGGCCGAGTTGCAGTACCGAGGTGTGATCTGGTCGCAGCTCAACGCCAAAGACTGGACAGTGCTGGCATTTTTGATGTCGGGCCAGGGTGGGCTGGGCCTGGAGGTCAGCAGCGACCGCGACAGCAAGGCGGCGATGCTGCTGGCGCTGTCGCAGGTGATGCAAGAGCCTTTATCGGTGTTGCGCGATAAGCGCCTGGATGCCACTTACTTCAATACCCTGCTGACCGGTGGCGATCCAGTTCGTGATCTTCTGCTCTGGATTGATGAGCCCGAGGCATTTCGTCAGGCGCGCGGTGAGCCGGAGTGGGCGGCCTTTGAGAGCGTTTGCCGCTCGACCTTCGCCTTTCAACCCAAGGATGGTGCGCTGGCTGCCGCAGGCAAGCTTGCGCAACGCAGTGGCGCCTGGGAGCCAATCTGGCAGCGCTACTGCGAGGCGCCGCAACGCTATCCGCACATACCGGCACAGATTCGCCGGGTGTCGGCACCGCTGTTCGATATGTTTGCAGACGCTGCAACCGTTGGCGGTTGGCCACAGTGGAACGAGACGCAGGAAAACGTGCTGCGGGCGGATCTATCCACACTTGCGAGCCTTGCGCCGCATCAGGCCCGCGAGAAGGTTGAAAAGCTAGAGGCCGAACACAGCGCGCGTCGGGGCTTGGTTTGGGCAGAGCTGGGCGAGGCGCCGCTGGCGCGTGCGCTGGAACACCTGACGCTGGTTGCGCGGGTTACCAAAGCACCGATCACCGGCGGCCGCGTGCACGACCTGCAAGCCGAGTACGCCCGAGACGGCTGGCGCGCCGATGACGCAGTGCTTAGGGCGCTGGAACATGCGCGAAAGCCAGCAGATTTTGCCGCGATTTCTACGGCCATTCGCAGCCTGTACTTGCCGTGGGCAGAAGACTCAGCCCGTTATCTTCAAAAGCTGGCAGCCGAGGATCGCGCGCCCGGCGGTGTCAGCGAGAAGAAGCCGCCGCCGTATGTGTGCGGCGAGCTCTGCGTGATGTTCGTGGACGGGCTGCGTTTCGATACGGGAAAACGACTGGCAGCCGAGCTCGCGCGCGGCGGTTTGGACGTGATCGAGCATCCGCACTGGGTGGCCTTGCCGAGTGTGACGGCGACCGGGAAAGCAGCCGTGCTGCCCGTGGCACATCAGATCATGGGCGTAGTGGGCAGCGTCGACTTTGAGCCCTCGGTTGCAGACGGTGGGGGCGCGCTGAGCAGCCACAATCTTCGGAAGCTACTCAAGGACGCTGGCTGGGCTTACCTGGCGCTCAACGATGTTGGCGCTGGCCACGGCCAGGCTTGGTGTGAGGTTGGCGATATCGACAGCGAGGGCCACAGTCGCGGTTGGAAATTAGCGCTGCGCGTGGACGCGATGCTGGCCGAGATTGCTGATCGCATTCAGGCATTGCTTGCGGCGGGTTGGCGGCAGGTACGTGTGGTCACCGATCATGGCTGGCTGTTGATGCCGGGTGGCCTGCCGAAGAGCGAACTGCCCAAGGCGTTGGTGGATTCCAAGTGGGGACGATGCGCCGCGATCAAGGCGGGCGCCAGGGCTGAAGAGCGTGTGTTTCCATGGTTTTGGAACCCCGAACAGAGCTTTGCGCTGGCGGACGGTATCTCTTGCTACAAGCGCAATGAGGAGTACGCCCACGGTGGCCTAAGCCTGCAGGAATGCCTCACCTTGCAGCTTGCCGTGACGCGCAACGCTGGCGGCGCGCCCCACGCAGCACGCATCAGCGATGTGACCTGGAAAGGGCAGCGTGTGGTGGTGGCCGTCGAGGATGATTGGGCGTCGTTGGTGGCTGATATACGCAGCAATGCCGGGGATGCGAAGTCGAGCTTGGTGGTGGCGCCAAAGCCCTTCAAGGCCAACGGCACTGCATCACTGGTCGTGGAGAACGAGGACCTTGCGGGCCAGCAAGCCGTGCTGGTGCTTCTCGATGACAAGAACAACTTGGTTGCCCAGCAAGCGGTGACCATCGGGAGCGTGACATGA
- the brxL gene encoding BREX system Lon protease-like protein BrxL yields MSVDLDEIDRRAVEVLDGFLVRKDLVRTFSRQFPVPTYVVEFLLGRYCASVDPEEIEEGLKIVQRQLQSRTVRAGEEELFKSRAREDGEIKLIDIITARLDTKTDTYVAVLPSLQIKDARISPELVSEHERMLTGGFYAEITLRYDAAIAKEKAGRPFGVESIREIQLSSRDVLAKLGKARERFNTEEWKDFLLRSIGMEPAGLEPRQKDALLLRMVPFVERNYNLVDLGPRGTGKSHLFQQVSPYAHLISGGKATVAKMFVNNANGQRGLVCQYDVVCFDEVSGVSFDQKDGVNIMKGYMESGEFSRGKESIRADGSIVLVGNFDVDVEHQQRIGHLFGPMPPEMRDDTAFMDRIHAFLPGWDVPKVNNDLLTSHFGLVSDFLSECWNQVRNESRLSLLQGRVQFGGALSGRDTTAVNKTVSGLLKLLYPVAQEVPDVDLEWAVRLALEVRRRVKEQQKRIGAAEFRNTHFSYVMGEDGVEKFVATPELQSTSGIGDDPLEPGQVWTISPGTGEENPGLFRIEVNEGPGSGMKILNKPVPPAFRESMSFAEQNLYARPMQLVGDKDPRHHEFTVQLRAFDAAKSGGKVGVAGIIGMCTALLRRSVRGGLIIVGEVNLGGSIEPVHDPVNLVEIAVEKGAQVIMMPVSCRRQLIDLSDEMATRVDVQFYSDVKDALLKAILD; encoded by the coding sequence ATGAGTGTTGACCTGGACGAGATTGACCGCCGCGCTGTGGAAGTGCTGGATGGCTTTTTGGTCCGCAAAGACCTGGTTCGAACCTTTAGCCGGCAGTTTCCCGTGCCCACCTACGTGGTGGAGTTCTTACTCGGGCGCTACTGCGCGAGCGTTGATCCGGAAGAAATTGAGGAAGGTCTAAAGATTGTTCAGCGGCAGTTGCAGTCCCGCACGGTGAGGGCCGGGGAGGAAGAGCTCTTCAAGTCGCGAGCCCGCGAGGACGGTGAGATCAAGCTGATTGACATCATCACGGCGCGACTCGATACCAAAACCGACACGTACGTTGCCGTGCTGCCGAGTTTGCAGATCAAAGATGCGCGCATCTCGCCCGAGTTGGTCAGCGAGCACGAGCGGATGCTGACCGGCGGGTTCTATGCCGAGATCACGCTGCGTTATGACGCCGCCATCGCCAAGGAAAAAGCCGGACGGCCCTTTGGGGTGGAGTCGATCCGCGAGATTCAGTTATCGAGCCGTGACGTGCTGGCCAAGCTTGGCAAGGCACGCGAGCGCTTCAATACCGAGGAGTGGAAGGACTTTCTGCTGCGCTCGATTGGCATGGAGCCCGCTGGGCTGGAGCCTCGCCAGAAAGATGCCTTGCTGCTGCGGATGGTTCCGTTCGTGGAGCGCAACTACAACCTGGTGGATCTTGGGCCGCGTGGCACCGGCAAGAGTCACCTCTTTCAGCAGGTCTCGCCCTACGCCCACCTGATCTCGGGTGGTAAGGCGACTGTGGCCAAGATGTTCGTCAACAACGCCAATGGCCAGCGCGGTTTGGTTTGCCAGTACGACGTGGTCTGCTTCGATGAGGTGTCTGGCGTGTCCTTTGACCAGAAGGATGGCGTGAACATCATGAAGGGCTACATGGAGTCCGGTGAGTTTTCGCGCGGCAAAGAGAGCATCCGCGCTGATGGCAGCATCGTGCTGGTGGGCAACTTCGATGTGGATGTGGAGCATCAGCAGCGTATTGGTCATCTGTTTGGCCCGATGCCGCCAGAGATGCGTGATGACACCGCGTTCATGGACCGCATTCATGCCTTTCTGCCGGGCTGGGATGTGCCAAAGGTCAATAACGATCTGCTCACCAGTCATTTCGGGCTGGTCAGTGACTTTCTGTCTGAATGCTGGAACCAGGTTCGCAATGAGAGCCGCCTGAGCCTGTTGCAAGGCCGCGTGCAGTTTGGCGGTGCGCTTTCTGGTCGCGATACAACAGCGGTCAACAAGACCGTCAGTGGGCTGCTGAAGCTCCTGTATCCGGTTGCACAGGAGGTTCCGGACGTTGATCTGGAATGGGCTGTTCGCCTGGCCTTGGAGGTGCGCCGACGGGTGAAGGAACAGCAAAAGCGCATCGGCGCAGCCGAGTTTCGCAACACGCACTTTAGTTACGTGATGGGCGAGGACGGCGTTGAAAAGTTCGTGGCAACGCCGGAGCTGCAAAGCACCAGCGGCATCGGCGACGACCCGCTGGAGCCAGGGCAGGTGTGGACAATCAGCCCCGGCACCGGCGAAGAAAATCCGGGGCTGTTCCGAATTGAGGTCAACGAAGGCCCTGGCTCGGGCATGAAGATTCTGAATAAGCCAGTGCCGCCCGCCTTTCGCGAAAGCATGAGCTTTGCTGAGCAGAATCTCTATGCGCGCCCGATGCAACTCGTTGGCGACAAGGACCCTAGACACCATGAGTTCACCGTGCAGTTGCGCGCCTTCGACGCTGCAAAGTCCGGCGGCAAGGTGGGCGTGGCGGGCATCATCGGCATGTGCACGGCGTTGCTCCGGCGTAGCGTTCGCGGCGGCCTGATCATCGTAGGCGAGGTGAATCTGGGCGGGTCGATTGAGCCGGTGCACGACCCCGTGAACTTGGTCGAGATTGCTGTCGAAAAAGGCGCTCAGGTGATCATGATGCCGGTGTCCTGCCGGCGGCAGTTGATCGATCTCTCGGATGAGATGGCGACCAGGGTTGATGTGCAGTTCTACTCTGACGTGAAGGACGCTTTGCTCAAGGCGATCTTGGATTGA
- a CDS encoding helix-turn-helix transcriptional regulator: MNQSSSNLKNNFQNRTAPDADGLETVDMDTMLRKIGMKRQTALNRLSLGKDMPPYIQVSERRKMWFVSDIKQWLESRRVVPCPRPKTPPPLSGKRRPGRPTNAEIAARRQFGWGKNQ, from the coding sequence ATGAATCAGTCATCATCGAATCTAAAGAACAACTTCCAGAACCGGACCGCCCCAGACGCTGACGGCCTGGAAACGGTTGACATGGACACCATGCTCCGCAAGATCGGCATGAAGCGCCAAACCGCACTGAACCGCCTTTCTCTGGGCAAGGATATGCCCCCCTACATTCAGGTCTCTGAACGTCGCAAGATGTGGTTTGTCTCGGACATCAAGCAGTGGCTTGAGAGCAGGAGAGTTGTACCGTGCCCGCGCCCGAAAACGCCCCCACCCCTATCGGGCAAACGGCGGCCGGGGCGGCCCACGAACGCAGAGATCGCTGCGCGCAGGCAGTTTGGATGGGGCAAGAATCAATAG
- the pheA gene encoding prephenate dehydratase, with translation MTLPQSLPDARHMIDALDEQLQRLISERARIAQHVALLKQRAGDQGDHYRPAREAEVLRAAMARNSGPLTNETVARLMREIMSACLSLESPLTVAYLGPEGTYTQAAVAKAFGDAVTARPLAAIDDIFRDVESGAADYGVVPVENSIGGIISHTLDALVMTRLTICGEVMLPVHHHLLSSAMAMEDIEVVYAHPQSFAQCRRWLDVRVPRARRETVSSNGEGARMVANMPGAAAIAGLPAARLYGLHILASNIEDDPSNTTRFLVIGKQAPSPTGDDVTSLVLSAHRNQPGALFKLLQPFADVGLDLTRIESRPTGGAPIQDYYFFIDFSGHQETAEVRDALNAVCTGAAFFKVLGSYPRAVIS, from the coding sequence ATGACCCTTCCGCAATCGCTGCCCGACGCGCGGCACATGATCGACGCCCTCGACGAGCAGTTGCAGCGGTTGATCAGCGAGCGTGCGCGCATCGCCCAGCACGTGGCCCTGCTCAAGCAGCGCGCCGGAGACCAGGGCGATCACTATCGCCCGGCCCGTGAGGCCGAAGTGCTGCGGGCGGCCATGGCGCGCAACAGCGGACCGCTGACCAACGAGACCGTTGCGCGGCTGATGCGCGAAATTATGTCGGCTTGCTTGTCGCTGGAATCACCGTTGACGGTGGCCTACCTCGGTCCGGAAGGCACTTACACCCAGGCTGCGGTTGCCAAAGCCTTCGGCGACGCGGTGACGGCACGGCCGCTGGCGGCCATCGACGATATTTTCCGCGATGTCGAGAGCGGCGCCGCCGACTATGGCGTCGTGCCGGTGGAGAACTCCATCGGCGGCATCATCAGCCACACGCTGGACGCGCTGGTGATGACCCGGCTGACGATCTGCGGCGAGGTCATGCTGCCGGTACATCACCACCTGTTGTCGTCGGCCATGGCGATGGAGGACATCGAGGTGGTCTACGCCCATCCGCAGTCCTTCGCCCAATGTCGCCGCTGGCTGGATGTGCGCGTGCCCAGGGCGCGGCGCGAGACCGTGTCCAGCAACGGCGAGGGTGCCCGCATGGTGGCCAATATGCCCGGCGCCGCCGCCATTGCCGGGCTGCCGGCGGCGCGGCTTTACGGCCTGCATATCTTGGCCAGCAATATCGAAGATGATCCCAGCAATACCACCCGCTTTCTGGTGATCGGCAAGCAGGCGCCATCGCCCACCGGCGATGACGTGACCAGCCTGGTCTTGTCGGCGCACCGTAACCAGCCAGGCGCCTTGTTCAAACTTCTACAGCCATTTGCCGACGTCGGGCTGGACCTGACCCGTATCGAGTCGCGACCCACGGGGGGTGCGCCGATTCAGGACTACTACTTTTTCATCGACTTCTCCGGGCACCAAGAGACAGCCGAGGTGCGGGACGCGCTCAATGCGGTGTGTACCGGCGCGGCGTTCTTCAAGGTGCTGGGCTCTTATCCGCGTGCGGTGATTTCATGA